A portion of the Francisella uliginis genome contains these proteins:
- a CDS encoding bifunctional methionine sulfoxide reductase B/A protein yields MLKTKSLTPKEYEVIINKDTEQPFTGRYNDLDEKGVYICRNCGTPLFKADSKFISTCGWPSYDIHIDNNVKELPDADGRRTEILCNTCEGHLGHIFHGEGYTKLNTRYCVNSASVDFIASENFGETEEIIVAAGCFWGVEYYMKKLDGVLFAESGYCGGDQPYPNYKDVCNGDTGYLEVVRIIFDKTKLSLENLLKYFFEIHDFQQTDGQGPDIGEQYKSAIFYYEDDQKQIAESIKDSLINKGYKVATEIKEMSSFYVAEDYHLDYYMKQGSLPYCHTRRKIF; encoded by the coding sequence GTGCTTAAAACAAAAAGTTTAACTCCAAAAGAGTACGAAGTTATAATAAATAAAGATACTGAGCAACCATTTACAGGTAGATATAACGATTTAGATGAAAAGGGTGTATATATCTGTAGAAATTGTGGAACACCGTTATTTAAAGCAGATAGTAAATTTATTTCAACTTGTGGTTGGCCTAGCTATGATATTCATATAGATAATAATGTCAAAGAACTTCCTGATGCAGATGGTCGAAGAACCGAAATACTATGTAATACCTGTGAAGGACATTTAGGGCATATTTTTCATGGTGAAGGTTATACAAAATTAAATACGCGCTATTGTGTGAATTCAGCATCAGTTGATTTTATAGCGAGTGAAAATTTTGGTGAGACTGAAGAAATAATTGTTGCAGCTGGATGTTTTTGGGGTGTTGAGTATTACATGAAAAAACTTGATGGCGTATTATTTGCTGAATCAGGATATTGTGGTGGAGATCAGCCATATCCAAACTATAAAGATGTATGTAATGGTGATACAGGGTATCTAGAAGTTGTTAGAATAATCTTTGATAAGACAAAATTATCATTAGAAAATCTTTTAAAATACTTTTTTGAGATTCATGATTTTCAACAAACTGATGGACAAGGTCCTGATATTGGTGAGCAATATAAGTCTGCAATATTCTATTATGAAGATGATCAAAAGCAAATTGCAGAAAGCATAAAAGATTCTTTAATTAATAAAGGATACAAGGTAGCTACTGAGATTAAAGAAATGAGCTCTTTTTATGTGGCAGAAGATTATCATCTAGATTATTATATGAAGCAAGGATCTTTACCATACTGTCATACGCGTAGAAAAATATTTTAA
- a CDS encoding TspO/MBR family protein encodes MNNNIKLKNYLSLVIFIVVILGVGMLVGALTAHNIPTWFAYLNSPSFAPPNWIFAPVWSILYIMIAISGWLVFLKGQLKEKAFIVYAIQLGLNFLWSFIFFCWQQIDLALLEMSVLWIFVAWNIRIFSNISKVAGYLLIPYLLWISFAWILNLSYIALN; translated from the coding sequence ATGAATAATAATATAAAACTTAAAAACTATTTATCATTAGTTATATTTATAGTTGTAATTTTAGGTGTTGGTATGTTGGTTGGAGCCTTAACAGCTCATAATATACCAACCTGGTTTGCTTATCTAAATAGTCCTTCTTTTGCGCCTCCTAATTGGATATTTGCACCTGTATGGAGCATTTTATATATTATGATTGCTATCTCTGGTTGGTTAGTATTTTTAAAAGGCCAACTTAAAGAAAAAGCCTTTATTGTTTATGCTATCCAGTTAGGTCTTAACTTCTTATGGAGTTTTATATTTTTTTGCTGGCAGCAAATAGATTTAGCACTATTAGAAATGTCTGTCTTATGGATATTTGTTGCTTGGAATATTAGGATATTTAGTAACATAAGCAAAGTTGCTGGATACTTACTTATTCCTTATCTTTTATGGATAAGCTTTGCTTGGATACTAAACCTTAGTTACATTGCTCTTAATTAA
- a CDS encoding BCCT family transporter — translation MQREKGAYAPVFYPAIILASILALLGIIFPKDFANYMSIVQNLILEKFGWAYILAMSIFVCLCLVLMFSRFGDIKLGQEHDLPEYNNISWFAMLFAAGMGIGLMFYGVAEPLKHFLSPPNASSEQLEVVKQAMNTTFFHWGIEAWSVYVIVGLSLAYFAYRHDLPLLPRSVLYPILGDKIYGSIGHAIDIFAILGTLFGVATSLGFGAMQVSSGMSFLTGLPDTINMQVIYIVFIVALATLSVALGLDKGIKILSNFNIVLALFLLAFILFLGNTTGLIQDYVQNVGYYLSTLVNQTFNLYAYNKESHEWLKDWTLFYWGWWIAWSPFVGMFIAKVSKGRTIRQFTLGVLFIPTGFTFLWMTVFGNSAIDIAMNSNAQNLINAANNNIPVALFEFFQHFPFSIILSIIAVFLIVTFFVTSADSGALVIDILATGNAKKSITMHRIAWSVLSGLLAISLILAGGLEALQSATIISAFPLLFILFLMCFSLVKSLRLDYLRIKSIETHSTVVQYVKANTSWQKRLEAIAYKPSKDQAIDFLQKDVTTAVIEVADEMEKNGIDTEVLRDHDHVQLTISIEDNEDFVYSVMLRAYQSKVGTYNRVEVLLSHGGQYYDIMGYSKDQVIADIVNQYDKHLHYLHLAVADKDIIN, via the coding sequence ATGCAAAGAGAAAAAGGAGCATATGCTCCAGTATTTTATCCAGCGATTATTTTAGCATCTATATTAGCATTACTAGGTATCATCTTTCCAAAAGACTTCGCTAACTATATGTCTATTGTTCAAAATCTTATTTTAGAGAAATTTGGTTGGGCATATATTTTAGCAATGAGTATTTTTGTTTGTTTATGTTTAGTTTTGATGTTTAGCAGATTTGGAGATATTAAGCTTGGTCAAGAGCATGATTTACCTGAGTATAATAATATCTCTTGGTTTGCAATGCTTTTTGCAGCAGGTATGGGTATTGGATTGATGTTTTATGGTGTTGCAGAACCTCTAAAGCATTTTTTATCACCTCCAAATGCTTCAAGTGAGCAGTTAGAAGTAGTTAAACAAGCAATGAATACTACATTTTTTCACTGGGGCATAGAAGCTTGGTCTGTATATGTGATAGTAGGTTTGTCTTTAGCTTATTTTGCTTATAGGCATGATTTACCATTATTACCTCGTTCAGTACTTTACCCGATCTTGGGCGATAAAATTTATGGTTCCATAGGGCATGCAATAGATATTTTTGCAATACTAGGAACATTATTTGGTGTCGCTACTTCACTTGGCTTTGGAGCTATGCAAGTAAGCTCAGGAATGAGTTTTTTAACAGGGCTTCCAGACACTATAAATATGCAAGTGATTTATATTGTATTTATTGTTGCATTGGCTACACTATCAGTGGCATTAGGACTTGATAAAGGTATTAAAATTTTAAGTAATTTTAATATAGTTCTAGCATTATTCTTATTAGCCTTTATATTATTTCTTGGTAATACAACAGGGTTAATACAAGATTATGTCCAAAATGTAGGTTATTACCTAAGTACTCTTGTTAATCAGACATTTAATTTATATGCCTATAATAAAGAAAGTCATGAGTGGTTAAAAGATTGGACTTTATTCTACTGGGGCTGGTGGATAGCTTGGTCTCCTTTTGTAGGAATGTTTATTGCGAAAGTTTCAAAAGGTAGAACAATTAGACAATTTACGTTAGGTGTTTTATTTATACCAACTGGGTTTACATTTTTATGGATGACAGTGTTTGGTAATTCAGCTATTGATATAGCTATGAATAGTAATGCTCAGAATCTTATAAATGCAGCTAATAATAATATCCCAGTGGCTCTTTTTGAATTTTTTCAGCATTTTCCTTTTTCTATAATACTTTCAATTATAGCTGTGTTTTTGATAGTTACCTTTTTTGTGACATCTGCAGATAGTGGAGCTCTAGTTATAGATATCTTAGCAACAGGAAATGCTAAAAAATCAATAACTATGCATCGTATAGCGTGGTCTGTGTTAAGTGGACTTTTAGCAATTTCACTTATTTTGGCTGGAGGTTTAGAAGCCTTACAGTCAGCAACTATAATTAGTGCATTTCCTTTATTGTTTATTTTGTTTTTAATGTGCTTTTCGCTAGTAAAATCATTAAGGCTAGATTATCTAAGGATTAAAAGTATCGAAACGCACTCTACAGTTGTACAGTATGTAAAAGCAAATACATCTTGGCAAAAAAGACTAGAAGCCATAGCTTATAAACCATCTAAGGATCAAGCGATAGATTTTTTACAAAAAGATGTTACTACCGCAGTAATAGAAGTAGCTGATGAAATGGAAAAAAATGGTATAGATACTGAGGTGCTTAGAGATCATGATCATGTCCAGCTAACTATTTCTATTGAGGATAATGAAGATTTTGTATATAGTGTTATGCTTAGAGCTTATCAGTCAAAAGTTGGTACATATAATAGAGTAGAAGTTCTATTAAGTCATGGTGGGCAATATTATGACATTATGGGATATTCAAAAGACCAAGTGATTGCTGATATTGTTAATCAATATGATAAGCATTTACATTATTTGCATCTAGCGGTAGCTGATAAGGATATTATTAATTAA
- a CDS encoding TrmH family RNA methyltransferase: MKTITQKLQKEIKKLHTSQGRKKSPYYIIEGLRCCQEAIQRLPSSDIHTIIITENSDSSLYPINKKYIVSEKDISELSQTQNSQGILILAYKKDFNDLKFDDDFILVLDRIQDPGNIGTILRTAIAVGLKEIVLINGTVDPFNPKAIRAGMGAQFSLTFSYIEDLKELKNISKLENHQIWLTTPHEGISCYDDKFKLKDSILVFGEEANGIQDFSIGKKTMIPTLSDIESLNVAQAATIYLFEGLRQKLLE, from the coding sequence ATGAAAACTATTACACAAAAGCTACAAAAAGAAATAAAGAAACTCCACACATCCCAAGGTAGAAAAAAATCTCCCTACTATATTATAGAAGGACTCAGATGCTGCCAAGAAGCTATTCAAAGGCTCCCCTCTTCAGATATACACACGATAATAATAACTGAAAACTCAGATAGCAGCCTATACCCAATAAACAAGAAATATATTGTTTCTGAAAAAGATATTAGCGAGCTCTCACAAACGCAAAATTCACAAGGAATTCTAATATTAGCTTATAAGAAAGATTTTAATGATCTTAAGTTTGATGATGATTTCATATTAGTATTAGATAGAATCCAAGATCCAGGAAATATTGGTACAATACTTCGCACAGCAATAGCAGTTGGATTAAAAGAAATAGTTTTAATAAATGGTACAGTTGATCCTTTTAACCCTAAAGCAATCCGAGCAGGAATGGGAGCTCAGTTTAGCTTAACCTTTAGCTATATTGAGGATCTCAAAGAACTAAAAAATATCTCAAAACTTGAAAATCATCAAATATGGTTAACAACTCCTCATGAAGGAATATCTTGTTATGATGACAAATTTAAACTAAAAGATAGTATATTAGTTTTTGGTGAAGAAGCTAATGGTATCCAAGACTTCTCAATAGGTAAAAAAACTATGATTCCAACTCTCAGTGATATTGAGTCTTTAAATGTTGCTCAAGCAGCAACTATCTATTTATTTGAAGGTTTGAGACAAAAACTGTTAGAATAG